The Megachile rotundata isolate GNS110a chromosome 11, iyMegRotu1, whole genome shotgun sequence genome includes a region encoding these proteins:
- the LOC105663842 gene encoding uncharacterized protein LOC105663842 isoform X2 codes for MRYILIILYFTVITTESSKCPESRKPHPTSCTVFYNCVNLPDGGYVWVPSKCTEGLIFEPHLRICVLPGDSWTCDTLSTESSIVTNSIPDEPDQEMATPYPLIEVEETTNDNGETNTDNFSVINNLQHDYLQAQNDSRKQYLLLNQLIQHLLVYKEITIPLEFLTSSLSTPSTLNTKIPLSNEVKFTKDNQHNVLMNYLIQNYIQQNNNLQNNIITGTQLQNTTMRDSTVLKDADANKPMLNIENSNNTLSTTFDNLENENNIISIVDNVGNKQYLTIERYKALGYPLNSQSVQVLPCIRNIRLPNVTNCLRYYVCEPERPSVIEYSCPLFTAFNAYIKICDTESYSKCIRKVNINIPNGADNVFQKDVTEENICTEHGKIKDPTSESRYYICHSDKSQNIKAMRMTCPNNLIFCQTKKVCTTKRFCKGS; via the exons ATGAGATACatacttataatattatattttactgtgATAACAACGGAGTCGTCGAAATGTCCAGAATCAAGAAAACCCCATCCCACTAGTTGCActgtattttataattgcgtGAATCTGCCGGATGGCGGTTATGTTTGGGTACCCAGTAAATGTACAGAAGGCTTG ATATTTGAACCACATTTGCGAATATGTGTTCTACCTGGTGATTCTTGGACGTGCGACACATTATCTACAGAATCCTCTATTGTAACAAACAG CATCCCTGATGAACCTGACCAGGAAATGGCAACTCCATACCCTTTGATTGAAGTTGAAGAAACAACAAATGATAATGGTGAAACAAATACAGATAATTTTTCTGTAATTAATAATCTACAGCATGACTATTTGCAAGCACAAAATGATAGCAGGAAGCAATACTTGTTGCTGAATCAATTAATACAACACTTATTAGTATACAAAGAGATTACTATtcctttagaatttctaacATCATCATTGTCTACACCTTCAACACTTAATACAAAAATACCATTATCCAATGAAGTAAAATTTACGAAGGATAACCAACATAATGTATTAATGAATTACCTTATACAGAATTATATTCAACAGAAcaataatttgcaaaataatatcaTAACTGGTACTCAATTACAAAATACAACAATGAGAGATAGCACAGTTCTAAAAGATGCTGATGCAAATAAACCGATGTTAAATATAGAGAATTCTAACAATACATTATCAAcaacatttgataatttagagaaCGAAAATAATATCATTTCAATTGTTGATAACGTCGGAAACAAACAATATTTGACCATTGAAAGGTACAAAGCATTAGGTTATCCATTAAATTCACAATCTGTTCAAGTTCTTCCATGTATAAGAAATATTCGCTTGCCAAATGTAACTAACTGTCTCAGGTATTATGTGTGTGAACCAGAGAGACCTTCTGTAATAGAATATTCGTGTCCATTATTCACGGCATTTAatgcatatataaaaatatgtgataCAGAAAGTTACAGCAAATGCATAAGAAAAGTTAACATAAATATTCCAAATGGTGCAGATAATGTATTTCAAAAAGATGTAACAGAGGAGAATATATGTACAGAACATGGAAAAATAAAAGATCCAACATCTGAATCGCGTTACTATATTTGTCATTCCGACAAATCACAGAACATTAAAGCAATGCGAATGACATgtccaaataatttaatattttgtcagACTAAGAAAGTGTGTACAACAAAACGTTTTTGTAAAGGGTCGTAA
- the LOC100880506 gene encoding uncharacterized protein LOC100880506 isoform X2: MVAEFVARQSGSPINGETACLNSNMPATHTMAHAGHGHGGHDAHGPLPPLTHPAHHGGPPSMQQQQQHQHPPQQPPPPQQQPQHHHHHHQPQQQQAQQQQQQQQQQQQQQQHLHHDAQQRKQREFIPDNKKDDSYWDRRRRNNEAAKRSREKRRFNDMVLEQRVMELSKENHILKAQLEAIRDKFGICGESVISTEHVLAALPAEPPISVKRAKLPASAALLYARTPSPVHTSVIHQPVSGARSPRSPAQLYVPETTPYPETESFQYPYPHPAMHLDTTSALNLSRGRRAQSPFELSSGSGDEGPQLVVSPAANNSLPHKLRHKSRIGDKDAASALLALQGIKQEPGPRASPPWDNEGSSDERDSGISLGAEWTGPTVPTVPESEREVKSRLDRLASEVASLQSILRLGKPADSLVTGHTLPANTTVSGP, encoded by the exons ATGGTGGCAGAATTTGTCGCCCGTCAGAGTGGGTCACCGATCAATGGTGAGACCGCGTGTTTGAACAGCAACATGCCGGCCACCCATACAATGGCGCACGCCGGCCACGGCCACGGTGGTCACGATGCTCATGGACCTTTGCCACCATTGACGCATCCAGCGCACCATGGTGGACCACCGTCCatgcaacagcagcaacagcatcAGCATCCGCCTCAACAGCCACCGCCGCCGCAACAGCAGCCCCAacaccaccatcaccaccatCAGCCTCAGCAACAGCAGgcgcaacagcagcagcagcagcagcaacagcagcagcaacagcagcaacaccTTCACCACGATGCCCAACAG CGCAAGCAACGGGAGTTCATACCGGACAACAAGAAGGACGACAGCTACTGGGACCGCAGAAGACGCAACAACGAGGCTGCCAAGCGGTCTCGCGAGAAGAGGCGTTTCAACGACATGGTGCTCGAGCAGCGAGTGATGGAGCTCAGCAAGGAGAACCACATCCTGAAGGCGCAGCTCGAAGCGATACGAGATAAGTTCGGTATCTGCGGTGAATCCGTGATCAGTACGGAACACGTGCTCGCCGCGTTACCCGCCGAACCACCCATCAGCGTTAAAAGGGCAAAATTGCCCGCTTCGGCTGCGCTGCTCTATGCCAGGACACCTAGTCCCGTGCACACGTCCGTTATCCATCAACCGGTAAGCGGAGCACGGTCGCCCAGGTCACCCGCACAGCTGTACGTTCCCGAAACGACACCGTACCCGGAAACGGAGAGTTTCCAGTATCCCTATCCTCACCCGGCGATGCACCTCGACACGACGAGCGCGTTGAATCTGTCCCGCGGACGACGCGCACAGTCGCCCTTCGAGTTGTCGTCCGGCAGCGGTGACGAGGGTCCCCAGTTGGTGGTTAGTCCGGCAGCTAACAACAGTTTGCCTCACAAACTGAGACACAAGTCGCGCATCGGCGACAAGGACGCAGCCAGCGCACTGCTCGCGCTTCAGGGTATCAAACAAGAGCCAGGACCAAGGGCGTCGCCGCCATGGGACAACGAGGGGTCCAGCGACGAACGCGATTCGGGCATTTCCCTGGGTGCCGAGTGGACCGGCCCCACCGTCCCTACCGTTCCTGAAAGCGAAAGGGAGGTAAAGTCGAGGCTCGATCGCCTCGCCTCCGAGGTTGCTTCCCTCCAGTCGATACTTCGTCTGGGGAAGCCGGCAGACAGTCTGGTCACGGGACACACGCTGCCCGCGAACACCACCGTCAGCGGGCCGTGA
- the calypso gene encoding ubiquitin carboxyl-terminal hydrolase calypso isoform X2, translating to MPVDINRLTEGWLELESDPGLFTLLLEDFGVKGVQVEEIYDLQKSLEGPVYGFIFLFRWIEERRSRRKVVEQDESFVKDEEIVNNIFFAQQVVPNSCATHALLSVLLNCPNIHLGTTLSRLKMHTSGMCPENKGWAIGNTPELACAHNSHAMPQAKRRQDKNTGVSTGRFTGEAFHFVSYVPINGRLFELDGLKPYPMDHGPWKEHEEWTEQFRRVITDRLGMATGEQLQDIRFNLMAVVPDRRLAISHKLTMLKTNRQIVLEALQQLVKLSHQDGSEKNTNDTEKLDKPHEKKSKIDDENALPNKSEIDESSSIPSVTVERNNDATTDTEEPASSITSGKTESNGMEKVVMCALDYATPLQIQTSPAHSSSSTDTSSEIGSAFNSPTQAWGWNSGQNSPTSTKDFKKFVVIRVAGDEKNEAGLSRSLGNININGKRLVSDSGHLHKKVCLSGEVRIPHARVKTSNGDTVTEEKKVEKIDPKLCSKYPELFEPHTFAPKDLLALLKNLEHEISICETSLKDENDKRNKYKIDDCRRTHNYDEFICTFLSMLAQQGKLAELVQQHLTLKKHTSVSVNRVHRSSKKADTRPNSSRRRRGRTKCKKRK from the exons ATGCCAGTTGATATAAATAGATTAACTGAAGGTTGGTTAGAATTGGAAAGTGATCCAG GTTTATTTACACTGCTGTTGGAAGACTTTGGGGTAAAGGGTGTGCAAGTggaagaaatatatgatctGCAAAAATCATTAGAAGGTCCAGTATAtggtttcatatttttgttcCGTTGGATAGAAGAGAGAAGATCAAGGCGTAAAGTAGTAGAACAAGATGAGAGTTTTGTGAAAGATGAAGAAATCGTTAACAATATATTCTTTGCACAACAG GTGGTTCCCAATAGCTGTGCAACCCATGCATTACTTTCAGTGTTACTTAACTGCCCAAATATTCATTTGGGTACAACTTTATCCAGATTGAAGATGCATACATCTGGAATGTGTCCAGAAAATAAAGGATGGGCAATTGGTAATACACCTGAATTGGCGTGTGCTCATAACTCGCATGCAATGCCTCAAGCCAAAAGACGGCAAGATAAAAATACTGGAGTGTCAACTGGAAGATTTACTGGGGAGGCTTTTCATTTTGTCAGTTATGTACCAATCAATGGTAGATTATTTGAATTGGATGGTTTAAAACCATATCCCATGGACCACGGTCCATGGAAGGAACACGAAGAGTGGACGGAACAATTTAGACGCGTAATTACGGATAGATTAGGAATGGCAACAGGGGAGCAATTACAAGATATAAGATTTAATTTAATGGCAGTTGTTCCCGATCGGCGACTTGCTATTTCGCATAAATTAACCATGTTAAAAACTAATAGACAAATAGTATTAGAAGCATTGCAACAACTTGTTAAATTAAGCCATCAAGATGGATCAGAGAAGAATACAAATGATACCGAAAAATTAGATAAACCGCatgaaaagaaaagtaaaattgATGATGAAAATGCTTTGCCTAATAAGTCGGAGATTGATGAATCTTCTTCTATACCATCTGTTACTGTTGAAAGAAACAATGATGCCACGACAGATACTGAGGAGCCAGCTTCAAGTATAACTTCTGGGAAGACTGAATCAAA TGGTATGGAAAAAGTAGTAATGTGTGCATTAGATTATGCCACGCCTCTTCAAATACAAACTTCACCGGCACACAGTTCGTCTAGTACCGATACGTCGTCCGAGATTGGATCTGCGTTTAATTCACCCACACAAG CATGGGGATGGAATTCAGGCCAGAACAGTCCAACGTCCACGAAAGATTTTAAAAAGTTCGTTGTAATCAGAGTCGCTGGAGACGAAAAGAATGAGGCAGGTTTAA GTCGTTCTCTTgggaatattaatataaatggaAAAAGATTAGTTTCCGACAGTGGTCACTTACATAAAAAAGTCTGCTTGTCGGGAGAAGTTAGAATACCTCATGCTAGAGTGAAAACGAGTAACGGGGATACTGTTACCGAAGAGAAAAAAGTTGAGAAAATCGATCCAAAACTGTGCTCAAAATACCCGGAATTGTTTGAACCCCATACGTTTGCACCCAAAGATCTTTTAGCGTTGCTGAAGAACTTAGAACATGAAATAAGTATTTGTGAAACTAGCTTAAAAGATGAGAACGACAAAAGGAACAAATATAAG ATTGACGATTGTCGTAGAACGCATAATTATGATGAATTTATTTGCACGTTTCTTTCGATGCTCGCTCAACAAGGAAAGCTAGCAGAGCTAGTGCAGCAGCATTTAACTTTAAAGAAACATACTTCTGTGTCAGTGAACAGAGTTCACAG ATCTTCGAAGAAAGCCGACACTCGTCCAAACTCTTCACGTAGACGTCGAGGTAGAACTAAATGCAAGAAACGAAAATAA
- the LOC105663842 gene encoding uncharacterized protein LOC105663842 isoform X1 — protein sequence MRYILIILYFTVITTESSKCPESRKPHPTSCTVFYNCVNLPDGGYVWVPSKCTEGLIFEPHLRICVLPGDSWTCDTLSTESSIVTNRYDSVPELINSNETSYMGSTQDPVDFSELIDSSYITDSIPDEPDQEMATPYPLIEVEETTNDNGETNTDNFSVINNLQHDYLQAQNDSRKQYLLLNQLIQHLLVYKEITIPLEFLTSSLSTPSTLNTKIPLSNEVKFTKDNQHNVLMNYLIQNYIQQNNNLQNNIITGTQLQNTTMRDSTVLKDADANKPMLNIENSNNTLSTTFDNLENENNIISIVDNVGNKQYLTIERYKALGYPLNSQSVQVLPCIRNIRLPNVTNCLRYYVCEPERPSVIEYSCPLFTAFNAYIKICDTESYSKCIRKVNINIPNGADNVFQKDVTEENICTEHGKIKDPTSESRYYICHSDKSQNIKAMRMTCPNNLIFCQTKKVCTTKRFCKGS from the exons ATGAGATACatacttataatattatattttactgtgATAACAACGGAGTCGTCGAAATGTCCAGAATCAAGAAAACCCCATCCCACTAGTTGCActgtattttataattgcgtGAATCTGCCGGATGGCGGTTATGTTTGGGTACCCAGTAAATGTACAGAAGGCTTG ATATTTGAACCACATTTGCGAATATGTGTTCTACCTGGTGATTCTTGGACGTGCGACACATTATCTACAGAATCCTCTATTGTAACAAACAGGTATGACAGTGTACCTGAATTAATCAATTCCAATGAAACTAGTTACATGGGATCAACGCAAGATCCTGTGGACTTTTCTGAGCTCATTGACTCATCATATATTACTGATAGCATCCCTGATGAACCTGACCAGGAAATGGCAACTCCATACCCTTTGATTGAAGTTGAAGAAACAACAAATGATAATGGTGAAACAAATACAGATAATTTTTCTGTAATTAATAATCTACAGCATGACTATTTGCAAGCACAAAATGATAGCAGGAAGCAATACTTGTTGCTGAATCAATTAATACAACACTTATTAGTATACAAAGAGATTACTATtcctttagaatttctaacATCATCATTGTCTACACCTTCAACACTTAATACAAAAATACCATTATCCAATGAAGTAAAATTTACGAAGGATAACCAACATAATGTATTAATGAATTACCTTATACAGAATTATATTCAACAGAAcaataatttgcaaaataatatcaTAACTGGTACTCAATTACAAAATACAACAATGAGAGATAGCACAGTTCTAAAAGATGCTGATGCAAATAAACCGATGTTAAATATAGAGAATTCTAACAATACATTATCAAcaacatttgataatttagagaaCGAAAATAATATCATTTCAATTGTTGATAACGTCGGAAACAAACAATATTTGACCATTGAAAGGTACAAAGCATTAGGTTATCCATTAAATTCACAATCTGTTCAAGTTCTTCCATGTATAAGAAATATTCGCTTGCCAAATGTAACTAACTGTCTCAGGTATTATGTGTGTGAACCAGAGAGACCTTCTGTAATAGAATATTCGTGTCCATTATTCACGGCATTTAatgcatatataaaaatatgtgataCAGAAAGTTACAGCAAATGCATAAGAAAAGTTAACATAAATATTCCAAATGGTGCAGATAATGTATTTCAAAAAGATGTAACAGAGGAGAATATATGTACAGAACATGGAAAAATAAAAGATCCAACATCTGAATCGCGTTACTATATTTGTCATTCCGACAAATCACAGAACATTAAAGCAATGCGAATGACATgtccaaataatttaatattttgtcagACTAAGAAAGTGTGTACAACAAAACGTTTTTGTAAAGGGTCGTAA
- the calypso gene encoding ubiquitin carboxyl-terminal hydrolase calypso isoform X1, translating into MPVDINRLTEGWLELESDPGLFTLLLEDFGVKGVQVEEIYDLQKSLEGPVYGFIFLFRWIEERRSRRKVVEQDESFVKDEEIVNNIFFAQQVVPNSCATHALLSVLLNCPNIHLGTTLSRLKMHTSGMCPENKGWAIGNTPELACAHNSHAMPQAKRRQDKNTGVSTGRFTGEAFHFVSYVPINGRLFELDGLKPYPMDHGPWKEHEEWTEQFRRVITDRLGMATGEQLQDIRFNLMAVVPDRRLAISHKLTMLKTNRQIVLEALQQLVKLSHQDGSEKNTNDTEKLDKPHEKKSKIDDENALPNKSEIDESSSIPSVTVERNNDATTDTEEPASSITSGKTESKINTYFSGMEKVVMCALDYATPLQIQTSPAHSSSSTDTSSEIGSAFNSPTQAWGWNSGQNSPTSTKDFKKFVVIRVAGDEKNEAGLSRSLGNININGKRLVSDSGHLHKKVCLSGEVRIPHARVKTSNGDTVTEEKKVEKIDPKLCSKYPELFEPHTFAPKDLLALLKNLEHEISICETSLKDENDKRNKYKIDDCRRTHNYDEFICTFLSMLAQQGKLAELVQQHLTLKKHTSVSVNRVHRSSKKADTRPNSSRRRRGRTKCKKRK; encoded by the exons ATGCCAGTTGATATAAATAGATTAACTGAAGGTTGGTTAGAATTGGAAAGTGATCCAG GTTTATTTACACTGCTGTTGGAAGACTTTGGGGTAAAGGGTGTGCAAGTggaagaaatatatgatctGCAAAAATCATTAGAAGGTCCAGTATAtggtttcatatttttgttcCGTTGGATAGAAGAGAGAAGATCAAGGCGTAAAGTAGTAGAACAAGATGAGAGTTTTGTGAAAGATGAAGAAATCGTTAACAATATATTCTTTGCACAACAG GTGGTTCCCAATAGCTGTGCAACCCATGCATTACTTTCAGTGTTACTTAACTGCCCAAATATTCATTTGGGTACAACTTTATCCAGATTGAAGATGCATACATCTGGAATGTGTCCAGAAAATAAAGGATGGGCAATTGGTAATACACCTGAATTGGCGTGTGCTCATAACTCGCATGCAATGCCTCAAGCCAAAAGACGGCAAGATAAAAATACTGGAGTGTCAACTGGAAGATTTACTGGGGAGGCTTTTCATTTTGTCAGTTATGTACCAATCAATGGTAGATTATTTGAATTGGATGGTTTAAAACCATATCCCATGGACCACGGTCCATGGAAGGAACACGAAGAGTGGACGGAACAATTTAGACGCGTAATTACGGATAGATTAGGAATGGCAACAGGGGAGCAATTACAAGATATAAGATTTAATTTAATGGCAGTTGTTCCCGATCGGCGACTTGCTATTTCGCATAAATTAACCATGTTAAAAACTAATAGACAAATAGTATTAGAAGCATTGCAACAACTTGTTAAATTAAGCCATCAAGATGGATCAGAGAAGAATACAAATGATACCGAAAAATTAGATAAACCGCatgaaaagaaaagtaaaattgATGATGAAAATGCTTTGCCTAATAAGTCGGAGATTGATGAATCTTCTTCTATACCATCTGTTACTGTTGAAAGAAACAATGATGCCACGACAGATACTGAGGAGCCAGCTTCAAGTATAACTTCTGGGAAGACTGAATCAAA aataaatacatatttcagTGGTATGGAAAAAGTAGTAATGTGTGCATTAGATTATGCCACGCCTCTTCAAATACAAACTTCACCGGCACACAGTTCGTCTAGTACCGATACGTCGTCCGAGATTGGATCTGCGTTTAATTCACCCACACAAG CATGGGGATGGAATTCAGGCCAGAACAGTCCAACGTCCACGAAAGATTTTAAAAAGTTCGTTGTAATCAGAGTCGCTGGAGACGAAAAGAATGAGGCAGGTTTAA GTCGTTCTCTTgggaatattaatataaatggaAAAAGATTAGTTTCCGACAGTGGTCACTTACATAAAAAAGTCTGCTTGTCGGGAGAAGTTAGAATACCTCATGCTAGAGTGAAAACGAGTAACGGGGATACTGTTACCGAAGAGAAAAAAGTTGAGAAAATCGATCCAAAACTGTGCTCAAAATACCCGGAATTGTTTGAACCCCATACGTTTGCACCCAAAGATCTTTTAGCGTTGCTGAAGAACTTAGAACATGAAATAAGTATTTGTGAAACTAGCTTAAAAGATGAGAACGACAAAAGGAACAAATATAAG ATTGACGATTGTCGTAGAACGCATAATTATGATGAATTTATTTGCACGTTTCTTTCGATGCTCGCTCAACAAGGAAAGCTAGCAGAGCTAGTGCAGCAGCATTTAACTTTAAAGAAACATACTTCTGTGTCAGTGAACAGAGTTCACAG ATCTTCGAAGAAAGCCGACACTCGTCCAAACTCTTCACGTAGACGTCGAGGTAGAACTAAATGCAAGAAACGAAAATAA
- the LOC100880506 gene encoding uncharacterized protein LOC100880506 isoform X1, protein MVAEFVARQSGSPINGETACLNSNMPATHTMAHAGHGHGGHDAHGPLPPLTHPAHHGGPPSMQQQQQHQHPPQQPPPPQQQPQHHHHHHQPQQQQAQQQQQQQQQQQQQQQHLHHDAQQVTHPENFPPNFDIRKELFSQRKQREFIPDNKKDDSYWDRRRRNNEAAKRSREKRRFNDMVLEQRVMELSKENHILKAQLEAIRDKFGICGESVISTEHVLAALPAEPPISVKRAKLPASAALLYARTPSPVHTSVIHQPVSGARSPRSPAQLYVPETTPYPETESFQYPYPHPAMHLDTTSALNLSRGRRAQSPFELSSGSGDEGPQLVVSPAANNSLPHKLRHKSRIGDKDAASALLALQGIKQEPGPRASPPWDNEGSSDERDSGISLGAEWTGPTVPTVPESEREVKSRLDRLASEVASLQSILRLGKPADSLVTGHTLPANTTVSGP, encoded by the coding sequence ATGGTGGCAGAATTTGTCGCCCGTCAGAGTGGGTCACCGATCAATGGTGAGACCGCGTGTTTGAACAGCAACATGCCGGCCACCCATACAATGGCGCACGCCGGCCACGGCCACGGTGGTCACGATGCTCATGGACCTTTGCCACCATTGACGCATCCAGCGCACCATGGTGGACCACCGTCCatgcaacagcagcaacagcatcAGCATCCGCCTCAACAGCCACCGCCGCCGCAACAGCAGCCCCAacaccaccatcaccaccatCAGCCTCAGCAACAGCAGgcgcaacagcagcagcagcagcagcaacagcagcagcaacagcagcaacaccTTCACCACGATGCCCAACAGGTGACACACCCCGAAAATTTCCCCCCGAACTTCGACATCAGAAAAGAGCTATTTTCTCAGCGCAAGCAACGGGAGTTCATACCGGACAACAAGAAGGACGACAGCTACTGGGACCGCAGAAGACGCAACAACGAGGCTGCCAAGCGGTCTCGCGAGAAGAGGCGTTTCAACGACATGGTGCTCGAGCAGCGAGTGATGGAGCTCAGCAAGGAGAACCACATCCTGAAGGCGCAGCTCGAAGCGATACGAGATAAGTTCGGTATCTGCGGTGAATCCGTGATCAGTACGGAACACGTGCTCGCCGCGTTACCCGCCGAACCACCCATCAGCGTTAAAAGGGCAAAATTGCCCGCTTCGGCTGCGCTGCTCTATGCCAGGACACCTAGTCCCGTGCACACGTCCGTTATCCATCAACCGGTAAGCGGAGCACGGTCGCCCAGGTCACCCGCACAGCTGTACGTTCCCGAAACGACACCGTACCCGGAAACGGAGAGTTTCCAGTATCCCTATCCTCACCCGGCGATGCACCTCGACACGACGAGCGCGTTGAATCTGTCCCGCGGACGACGCGCACAGTCGCCCTTCGAGTTGTCGTCCGGCAGCGGTGACGAGGGTCCCCAGTTGGTGGTTAGTCCGGCAGCTAACAACAGTTTGCCTCACAAACTGAGACACAAGTCGCGCATCGGCGACAAGGACGCAGCCAGCGCACTGCTCGCGCTTCAGGGTATCAAACAAGAGCCAGGACCAAGGGCGTCGCCGCCATGGGACAACGAGGGGTCCAGCGACGAACGCGATTCGGGCATTTCCCTGGGTGCCGAGTGGACCGGCCCCACCGTCCCTACCGTTCCTGAAAGCGAAAGGGAGGTAAAGTCGAGGCTCGATCGCCTCGCCTCCGAGGTTGCTTCCCTCCAGTCGATACTTCGTCTGGGGAAGCCGGCAGACAGTCTGGTCACGGGACACACGCTGCCCGCGAACACCACCGTCAGCGGGCCGTGA
- the calypso gene encoding ubiquitin carboxyl-terminal hydrolase calypso isoform X3: MPVDINRLTEGWLELESDPGLFTLLLEDFGVKGVQVEEIYDLQKSLEGPVYGFIFLFRWIEERRSRRKVVEQDESFVKDEEIVNNIFFAQQVVPNSCATHALLSVLLNCPNIHLGTTLSRLKMHTSGMCPENKGWAIGNTPELACAHNSHAMPQAKRRQDKNTGVSTGRFTGEAFHFVSYVPINGRLFELDGLKPYPMDHGPWKEHEEWTEQFRRVITDRLGMATGEQLQDIRFNLMAVVPDRRLAISHKLTMLKTNRQIVLEALQQLVKLSHQDGSEKNTNDTEKLDKPHEKKSKIDDENALPNKSEIDESSSIPSVTVERNNDATTDTEEPASSITSGKTESKINTYFSGMEKVVMCALDYATPLQIQTSPAHSSSSTDTSSEIGSAFNSPTQAWGWNSGQNSPTSTKDFKKFVVIRVAGDEKNEAGLISDSGHLHKKVCLSGEVRIPHARVKTSNGDTVTEEKKVEKIDPKLCSKYPELFEPHTFAPKDLLALLKNLEHEISICETSLKDENDKRNKYKIDDCRRTHNYDEFICTFLSMLAQQGKLAELVQQHLTLKKHTSVSVNRVHRSSKKADTRPNSSRRRRGRTKCKKRK; the protein is encoded by the exons ATGCCAGTTGATATAAATAGATTAACTGAAGGTTGGTTAGAATTGGAAAGTGATCCAG GTTTATTTACACTGCTGTTGGAAGACTTTGGGGTAAAGGGTGTGCAAGTggaagaaatatatgatctGCAAAAATCATTAGAAGGTCCAGTATAtggtttcatatttttgttcCGTTGGATAGAAGAGAGAAGATCAAGGCGTAAAGTAGTAGAACAAGATGAGAGTTTTGTGAAAGATGAAGAAATCGTTAACAATATATTCTTTGCACAACAG GTGGTTCCCAATAGCTGTGCAACCCATGCATTACTTTCAGTGTTACTTAACTGCCCAAATATTCATTTGGGTACAACTTTATCCAGATTGAAGATGCATACATCTGGAATGTGTCCAGAAAATAAAGGATGGGCAATTGGTAATACACCTGAATTGGCGTGTGCTCATAACTCGCATGCAATGCCTCAAGCCAAAAGACGGCAAGATAAAAATACTGGAGTGTCAACTGGAAGATTTACTGGGGAGGCTTTTCATTTTGTCAGTTATGTACCAATCAATGGTAGATTATTTGAATTGGATGGTTTAAAACCATATCCCATGGACCACGGTCCATGGAAGGAACACGAAGAGTGGACGGAACAATTTAGACGCGTAATTACGGATAGATTAGGAATGGCAACAGGGGAGCAATTACAAGATATAAGATTTAATTTAATGGCAGTTGTTCCCGATCGGCGACTTGCTATTTCGCATAAATTAACCATGTTAAAAACTAATAGACAAATAGTATTAGAAGCATTGCAACAACTTGTTAAATTAAGCCATCAAGATGGATCAGAGAAGAATACAAATGATACCGAAAAATTAGATAAACCGCatgaaaagaaaagtaaaattgATGATGAAAATGCTTTGCCTAATAAGTCGGAGATTGATGAATCTTCTTCTATACCATCTGTTACTGTTGAAAGAAACAATGATGCCACGACAGATACTGAGGAGCCAGCTTCAAGTATAACTTCTGGGAAGACTGAATCAAA aataaatacatatttcagTGGTATGGAAAAAGTAGTAATGTGTGCATTAGATTATGCCACGCCTCTTCAAATACAAACTTCACCGGCACACAGTTCGTCTAGTACCGATACGTCGTCCGAGATTGGATCTGCGTTTAATTCACCCACACAAG CATGGGGATGGAATTCAGGCCAGAACAGTCCAACGTCCACGAAAGATTTTAAAAAGTTCGTTGTAATCAGAGTCGCTGGAGACGAAAAGAATGAGGCAGGTTTAA TTTCCGACAGTGGTCACTTACATAAAAAAGTCTGCTTGTCGGGAGAAGTTAGAATACCTCATGCTAGAGTGAAAACGAGTAACGGGGATACTGTTACCGAAGAGAAAAAAGTTGAGAAAATCGATCCAAAACTGTGCTCAAAATACCCGGAATTGTTTGAACCCCATACGTTTGCACCCAAAGATCTTTTAGCGTTGCTGAAGAACTTAGAACATGAAATAAGTATTTGTGAAACTAGCTTAAAAGATGAGAACGACAAAAGGAACAAATATAAG ATTGACGATTGTCGTAGAACGCATAATTATGATGAATTTATTTGCACGTTTCTTTCGATGCTCGCTCAACAAGGAAAGCTAGCAGAGCTAGTGCAGCAGCATTTAACTTTAAAGAAACATACTTCTGTGTCAGTGAACAGAGTTCACAG ATCTTCGAAGAAAGCCGACACTCGTCCAAACTCTTCACGTAGACGTCGAGGTAGAACTAAATGCAAGAAACGAAAATAA